Proteins from a single region of Streptomyces vinaceus:
- a CDS encoding AMP-dependent synthetase/ligase: MREFSLPALYEVPSDGNLTDLIRRNAAQHPDTAVMGRKVDGGWQDVTATEFLAEVRAAAKGLIASGIRPGDRVALISRTRYEWVLLDFAIWSAGGVTVPVYETSSPEQIQWILGDSGAVAVIVESPAHSAAVASLRDRLPELREVWEIERGALAALNAAGVEVTDAEVDGRSSLANADDPATIVYTSGTTGRPKGCVLTHRNFFAECGNVVERLSPLFRTGECSVLLFLPAAHVFGRLVEVAAVLAPIRLGCVPDIKNLTDELQSFRPTLILGVPRVFEKVYNSARAKAQADGKGKIFDAAAETAIAYSRALDTPGGPSFGLKLKHKVFSKLVYSKLHTVLGGRGEYAISGGAPLGERLGHFFRGIGFTVLEGYGLTESCAATAFNPWDRTKIGTVGQPLPGSVVRIADDGEVLLHGEHIFKEYWKNETATAEALTDGWFHTGDVGTLDEDGYLAITGRKKELIVTAGGKNVAPAVIEDRIRAHALVAECMVVGDARPFVAALVTIDEEFLGRWAAEHGKPAGVTAAELREDADLIAAVQQAVDDGNAAVSKAESVRKFRILPSQFTEESGHITPSLKLKRNVVAKDFADEIEALYRG; encoded by the coding sequence TTGCGCGAGTTCAGCCTTCCGGCCCTGTACGAGGTCCCGTCGGACGGGAACCTGACGGATCTCATCCGCCGCAACGCCGCTCAGCATCCCGACACCGCAGTCATGGGCCGCAAGGTCGACGGCGGCTGGCAGGACGTGACGGCGACCGAGTTCCTCGCCGAGGTGCGCGCCGCCGCCAAGGGCCTGATCGCGTCGGGGATCCGGCCGGGCGACCGCGTCGCGCTGATCTCCCGCACCCGCTACGAGTGGGTGCTGCTCGACTTCGCGATCTGGAGCGCGGGCGGCGTCACCGTCCCCGTGTACGAGACCAGCTCGCCCGAGCAGATCCAGTGGATCCTCGGGGACTCCGGCGCCGTCGCCGTGATCGTCGAGAGCCCGGCGCACAGCGCGGCCGTGGCCTCCCTGCGCGACCGGCTGCCGGAGCTGCGCGAGGTCTGGGAGATCGAGCGGGGCGCGCTCGCGGCGCTGAACGCCGCGGGCGTCGAGGTCACCGACGCCGAGGTGGACGGGCGCAGCTCGCTCGCCAACGCCGACGACCCGGCCACCATCGTCTACACCTCGGGCACCACCGGCCGCCCCAAGGGCTGCGTGCTGACCCACCGCAACTTCTTCGCCGAGTGCGGCAACGTGGTGGAACGCCTGAGCCCGCTGTTCCGCACCGGCGAGTGCTCCGTGCTGCTCTTCCTGCCCGCCGCGCACGTCTTCGGGCGCCTGGTGGAGGTGGCGGCCGTACTGGCGCCGATCCGCCTGGGCTGCGTACCGGACATCAAGAACCTCACCGACGAGCTCCAGTCCTTCCGGCCCACGCTGATCCTCGGCGTGCCGCGCGTCTTCGAGAAGGTCTACAACTCGGCGCGCGCCAAGGCCCAGGCCGACGGCAAAGGCAAGATCTTCGACGCGGCGGCCGAGACGGCGATCGCGTACAGCCGTGCGCTGGACACCCCGGGCGGCCCGTCCTTCGGCCTGAAGCTGAAGCACAAGGTGTTCTCGAAGCTGGTCTACAGCAAGCTGCACACGGTCCTCGGCGGGCGCGGCGAGTACGCGATCTCCGGTGGCGCCCCGCTGGGCGAGCGGCTCGGGCACTTCTTCCGCGGCATCGGCTTCACGGTCCTGGAGGGCTACGGCCTGACGGAGTCCTGCGCGGCCACCGCCTTCAACCCATGGGACCGTACGAAGATCGGTACGGTCGGCCAGCCGCTGCCGGGCTCCGTGGTGCGCATCGCCGACGACGGCGAGGTGCTGCTGCACGGCGAGCACATCTTCAAGGAGTACTGGAAGAACGAGACGGCGACCGCCGAGGCGCTGACCGACGGCTGGTTCCACACCGGCGACGTCGGCACCCTCGACGAGGACGGCTACCTCGCGATCACCGGGCGCAAGAAGGAGCTCATCGTCACGGCGGGCGGCAAGAACGTGGCCCCCGCGGTGATTGAGGACCGGATCCGGGCGCACGCGCTGGTCGCGGAGTGCATGGTGGTCGGCGACGCGAGGCCGTTCGTGGCCGCGCTGGTCACCATCGACGAGGAGTTCCTGGGCCGCTGGGCGGCGGAGCACGGCAAGCCGGCCGGGGTCACGGCGGCGGAGCTGCGCGAGGACGCGGACCTCATCGCCGCCGTCCAGCAGGCCGTGGACGACGGCAACGCGGCGG
- a CDS encoding metallophosphoesterase family protein yields MGGRKSSTRVHVVSDVHGNAEALARAGDGADALICLGDLVLFLDYADHSRGIFPDLFGIENADRIVELRTARRFDEARDLGRRLWAGLDREQLIEGAVRRQYAEMFAAFPQPTYATYGNVDIPGLWPEYAGPGITVLDGQRVEIGGRVFGFVGGGLPSPMRTPYEVDEEEYAAKVEALGEVDVLCSHIPPEVPELCYDTVARRFERGSEALLAAIRRTRPRYALFGHVHQPLARRMRIGGTECVNVGHFAATGRPWALEW; encoded by the coding sequence ATGGGTGGCAGGAAGAGCAGTACGAGAGTCCACGTCGTCAGCGACGTCCACGGCAACGCCGAAGCGCTCGCCCGGGCCGGAGACGGCGCCGACGCGCTGATCTGCCTCGGTGACCTCGTGCTCTTCCTCGACTACGCCGACCACTCGCGCGGCATCTTCCCCGACCTGTTCGGCATCGAGAACGCCGACCGGATCGTCGAGCTGCGCACCGCCCGCCGGTTCGACGAGGCGCGCGACCTCGGCCGTCGGCTGTGGGCCGGACTGGACCGGGAACAGCTGATCGAGGGCGCCGTGCGCCGCCAGTACGCCGAGATGTTCGCCGCGTTCCCGCAGCCCACGTACGCCACCTACGGCAATGTCGACATCCCGGGTCTGTGGCCCGAGTACGCCGGCCCCGGCATCACCGTCCTCGACGGGCAGCGCGTGGAGATCGGCGGCCGCGTCTTCGGCTTCGTCGGCGGCGGACTGCCCTCCCCGATGCGCACCCCGTACGAGGTGGACGAGGAGGAGTACGCCGCCAAGGTCGAGGCGCTCGGCGAGGTGGACGTCCTGTGCTCCCACATCCCGCCGGAGGTCCCGGAGCTCTGCTACGACACGGTCGCGCGCCGCTTCGAGCGCGGCAGCGAGGCCCTGCTCGCGGCGATCCGGCGGACCCGGCCGCGGTACGCCCTGTTCGGGCACGTGCACCAGCCGCTGGCGCGGCGGATGCGGATCGGCGGCACGGAGTGCGTGAACGTCGGGCACTTCGCCGCCACGGGAAGGCCGTGGGCCCTGGAGTGGTGA